The stretch of DNA AAGCCAGATGATCATGTAAAAAAGTTCATGTTTAGCCTGTTCATATATAATGCATTAATTCAAACATGTAATCATCTTAAATCTGTAACACTGTGATTGTATATGATCTATCTGTAATATTCGTACCGTCCTGGTATGTTGTGCTGCTTTAAGGCTACCCTTACCTATAATGCATTTTCATCCTTTAAAGACAACAAAAaatctttaatattttttataacATTTAATATTTATATTGAATGAAACGTAAAATTTGAAACGAACATGACAGTTTACTTTTCTTTGTGCTGTTTTGAGTTAACTCGAACAATGAcatcagtgtatgtgtgtgtgtagtctaccTGTCAATGCAGTTATACAGAGGGTATCAGAACCTTGTAATCAACTTACCACCATATGCTTGTCAGTCCTACAACTGCAACCTCACAAATGCCCTCAGCATGTTTCCTGATCATCAATAAAATCACCTGGAGACCAGTCCAGCTGTTTTATCTTGTTCTATCAAAACAAGTATGGTCCTTTGACACATTGTCTTGTTTGGACACATTAAACTTAGTATCTCAGCATAGATAGCTTCAAGAGGAGCTGCGTATGTAGCACTAACAGATTTGGTGAGTGTCAGCTAATTAATCATAGACTTGTGTCAAACAGCCATACCAGTGTACACATGACTTTTCCAGGAGCACCTTACACCTCATATAACTTTACTCGTCATAAAAATTCCCACCAGATCTGGTTAAATGTATAGTGACTGGTTATGCTGATTCACCTGCTATTAAGAGGTTACGTCAAGAACCTTAAGCGGTTTTACTCTGTAAAACATTACCATGAACCCAGTGGAACAGTCAAAGGTACGGAAAAAAATCACGTCTCAAACACTGAGTACTTGATGTAAGTATTGGACCCAGGTCAGAATTGTTCTAATGTAGAACAGAAGTTCTGGGTTAGGGTGATAGTGGAAATGATTTCTTTCTCAATGTAGTTGTTTATAATGTTCAGTGTAGTAACAGTCTTTTGTAACATCAACATGGGATCTGTCATTTCATGACTGAATTAGGAGCATCAGCCAGCTTCATAAAAATCCAGCACGTgcatttttgtaaaaaaaaaacaagacaacAACAACGATCTCTATCAGCCAATGGCATCCCTGCAAGAGAGGCACATTAATGATGGCACGCTGACAGATTGGTTGAAGAGGGATGGTCTGTATATTTGGTTGCAAATGCTGCTTTAAAGACAGGAGTTTTGGTCAGTTTGAATGGCGCTGTCTATGAAGGCTTGTCAACAAATCTTCACAAAACGTCAGCTGATACAACACTCCAAAAAATACCCTTTTGTCACCTCCGCCAATACACTTGGCATGACACATGAAAACGGCAGAGAAAAACACCTCTGGGAAAACACTAAGAATCAGCCGTATTGTTGTCTAAGAGTTTGGCCTCCGTGTTGAAGGCTATGTAGCAGTCTGCCGCAGTGCTGTCTGGGCGGGGTTTACTAAGGACTTCCTGGACAGGGGATTGGACCTCCTGTTTGGTTTCTGTGGGGACAGTGCGTGAAGCCATGGATTTTCTGCAGTGGCGTATTCCCGTGACGGTGGCTAGGACCAGCGAGCTAGAGATGAGGGCAAAACCACTTAGGAAGAAGGTGGCTGTGTAGGTGCCTGTGGTGTCCACCAGCcagcctggggaggggaggttaCATTATAGTTAAGCCACATTCGAAGCATAAATCATTCTTACATGTGGAGGGCAGAAATTAGATTACTGAATAaattgtgtttaagtgataaagTTATATATTGATGAGATTCAGGACTACAGGTCTAATGTACAACTAGTAAAGTCAAAGTAAAATGTTCTCATCTGTCATTCGTTTACCTGTGAGGTCCACACAGTGAACTCAATGACATTACTTTTGAATATACTATCTCCTTTAATTACATCTCTGGTAATGCAAAGTATTAGGACCAGGACTGGAAAGCTTACCTCCTATTGGTGGGCTGATCAGGTAAGGGATGGCATGCAGGAAGTAGACAATCCCCAGCGCAGAGGAAAGGTAAGGTGTTCCCACCACGTCTGAGGTAACCACGGGGATGAGGGCCACGTAGGCACCATCAAAGTACCCGTACAGGACAGAAAAGGGAACCAGGAAGGCAAAGGATCTcaggagggggatgaagaggcaGCAGAGGCCCTCCATGCCCACAGCCACCATGTAGCACACGGCACGATACGGCTTCAGGCACCTGAGGGAACAAGACAAtcttgtcacttcctgtcaattAGCAAATCGTGTCTTGACAATATTGGCATACAATTTTATACATTTCTATCCtaaaaaacatcaacaacaacacagggagggaggatgagtagTTTTGACTGTGatactaaaataatattttatataaatattatttGTGTACACATCTCTATACCAAACAACAACACAGGAGACTGTGTTCCTTCTACCTCATGTCAGTGAGCCAGCCAAACGTGATGTTTCCTACGATGCCGATGACCCCAAGTATGGACATCAGGAAAGCAGCCTGGTGATGGCTGACACCGGCGTCCAGTGCATACGGCACCAGGTATACAAACGGCAGGCTACAGCCACTGGCCAGGAACAGGAAGGACCCAGCCAGACCCAGGAAGTCAGGCAGCAGCAGGAAGCGGTAATCCCTGCTGGACAGGAAACAGGGCCAGTTGGAGGGTCGGTGCTGCAGGGCGGAGCTAACAAGGACGCCATTGTTGTCCTTCTCTGTCACCGTGGCCACCTTCACGGAGTATGACCCGCGTTCAGGGTCCACTGGGaggggctcctcctcctcccgcagTGTGATTGGACGGAGCAAGGCACCACAGACGCAGAGGTTGGAGACAAAGCCTCCGAGGATGAGCAGCGCTCCTCTCCAGGAGTAGTGTTCGATCAGGAGCTGGACCACAGGCGCCAGGACAAAAGTACCAATACCACTGCCAGACATGGCGATGCCGTACGCCAGGGCCTTCCGCTCGCAGAAGTAGGAACCCACCATGGCAATGGCCGGGGTGTAACACAGGGCAAAGCCTACACCTGCAACCACAAATATGACTTTTAGAAATGAAGACACCAGTTGGTTAAGGATCAAATGAAGTGCCTTCTTAGGTTAAAGACCCTTTTGATAGGTGTCTTGTTATGTGCCAGTGTTTTTTCACGACAACTTACTAATATGTGGCGTCTAAGGTGTCTGTTTCAAAGCGCCTAAATGTGAGGACCCCCAGGGTGAGGTAGAGGTTATGTGGCCTGTGTGATGCCTGTTCTAATGTCCTTACCTGTGAGGACCCCCAGGGTGAGGTAGAGGTTTTCCAGGCTGGAGGCGAAGGAACTGAGAATGAGgccagtggaggagaggaagcctcCCATGATCACAGCCACTCTGCAGGACAGACGGTTCCCTATGAAGCTGCCTATCGGGGCTGTAGATATAAACGCAAACAAACATATCCATCAACGTTTAACTTCAATGTAAATTCCCGAAcagtaataaataataaatatgacGTTCGTGGTTGATGAACAGTTGTTTAAAAACACTGTTGTAAAAAGCCTATGATTTATCTTCTGTTCTACTTCTATTATCGTGACATGTTAGGCAGCAAGTACACATCAGTGATCCCTGATCCCCTAGTGCTAGTCTAATGGCTCTAATGTCAGCCAAGAACCATGCTGCAGCCTACAGTACCTATTCATCACCTCAACATTGCAATTACATTACTGGCCAGTGTGAGGAGCTATCGGAGACATCACACAACAGAACATCACACCAAGTTGTTAACTGTTCTAGTCATATGGACAGAGGCAGTCACACATAACTTGTGAAGCACCATTACCGTTTGAAAGGCCCAATGGTTTATGGGCAAAACCTCtggggtgcgtgtgtggaggtgtgtgagtgtgtgcttccAATCTTACCACAAAGCATGGTGGTACAGTCCACCAGCGAGTGGATCCAGGCGGTACCAGAGTAGTCTTTCCCGAAGTGGATCTGGAACTCCACAAAGAAGATGGAGATGCATCTGGAATAACACCAGGAGATGGAGAGCACAGAGGAGGGAAATAAACTATACAGTTCATTGTGTACTTTTTGTTCAGATTATATATATGTTTATATAATATGTTATATGTGTTTACACATGCTGATACAACATATAACGTGACTTGAGGTAAAATATCTACTTCTATGACTTGTCTTTTTCCCTATCTTTTTGCTTACAGTATTTGACTTTGATAACAAAtcccctgacacacacgcacacacacacagctagcatGCAGATAGGCTTTCTCAGGATCTTGTTTGAGCTTTCTCCAGGATTATGTAATTAGCAGGTCGCACAGAGAGATTGGGAGGCTGGGGGTCGTGATGCAATAGGCTGGCCTTGTGTAAGACTAGGCTTGGTTGCCTGTGCTGTTTAAGAGGGGGACATGCTGTATGTTCTTGTGGTTATACTCTGTATGCCTCCACAAATACCCTACATACTGAGCTGATCCACACACAGTAGATACCCTTCTAGACTGGTCAGTTGTTGAAGAGAGAAAAGTTGACAGCAGAAGCTacgggagtgagaggagagtgaaagtGAAAGGGAAGAAGAGGCCAGTcggagaaaagggggagagtGTCATGACCCCACTAACTCTTCTTTACTTTCATCTGGTTCACCTCAGGTTATTCTCATGCCACGTCACTAAAACTCCCCTGTCATATCAGATCCCGCCACTCCCTCTTGCCCTGCATTCACCTTGTTTGGTCTTCCCCATCCCTCATTAGTCCCCAAGCTTGAATAAACTTATATATCTGCTTTCCTTAGTTCTCTGATAGATTGTCTTGTGTTTCTCATCAAGTTTTCCAGCTTTCTTCAGTCCTGTTTTTTCCAGAGCTCCCTTTTCTTGACCCTGTTTGCCTGCTTTCTGGACCTGGGATCCCCTGGCTGCCCCTTGTCAGTATGTGTTTGCCTCTTTGAAGGATATCCTGGTTTTGACCTTGCCTGATTGACTAGTAAACTGAATTTTCCTTGCAACTTAGTTTGTTTCTTTGTCGTGCTTGGGGGTTCAAACTTGCCAGCACCAGTGAACTTTTCAGAGAGAGTAGGGGACggagtgagagagcaagagtggaaagatgtgggagagagacgtggtgggagggggggggggtctatctAGCAATTTGTTaaacctccctttcctcccgcCTCCCCAAAAGTTCACACCTGAACAAACAGCACCAGACATgcgataagtgtgtgtgcatgtgtgtgtgtgtgtgtgtgtgggggggggggggtggatgagcAAGCGATAAACTGTTCGTCACTTAGGGTAAAATAAATGTGCAGGACACCTGAACGCTGTGTACTGGCGAGATGTTGTTTTTGAACAGTGAGAATACTGCCCCCAAAGCCCCCTCCCCTGCTTTCGTTCCTCGCAGCTAAGACAGAACCAGAAAGACCAGAGATCTGAAAGAGATCCGGGCAGGGTCGTGGTGATACAAGTCTGTCAAGATCAGTCCCTAAAACAGGACTAACCGCCTGAAATATGAGActtgaaagagacacacacacacttctattcTACTGTCTAAACCTATTCTCTAGCCTCTATGCATGAGAGCACGCACCTACTATagttacacatgcacacatatacatgcgtacgctcacaaacacacacaccaggctctTCACCAGCTTCGTACAACCAATTACACAACTGTCCACATTAACTGTCACCTCGGTTAATAGAACTCTTTAACCAAACAGAGATCTAAAGGGCCAAGAGGGACCAGATGGTGTTGTCATACCAAAccaccctgggtgtgtgtgtgtgtctgtgtgtgtttgttttagtcAAACATCAGACTAGTCAAAGACTCAGACTGCTGTGTTACAGTTGTCTAACTAGTATATGTTAAAATCAGGGTGTAGCAGAGGTAATTTGGGCCAGCATACTCATAATGAGTCCACATGAAAGTTCTCCTTTTGGCAATCACTGAAAGACTAGGTATGAGACCGGGGTTAGAGTTCCAGCAGTGATATTTCTATATTGTGTTTACCGAGGTTTCGGGTCACTTTAGCATGTTGTCCTGTAACTGTTCCCTCTGCTAGAGTAGCTCTGCATGTTGTTTACACACTACTCTGTAACCTGAGCACAGTGGGTTACTCTTTCTCCTTGTGTCCCCCTAGCATCGTAAAGCCAGTCTGCTTGTCAGTCTGGTAACCCTGTCTGGTTAAAAGTGACACTTGCTCCAAGGTAAGCTAAACATAGACTTGGCTATGATGTATATTGACGATGTGTTTCCTCTTGTTTTGAATACCAGTGTGTTACTCAAGCCAAGATGATCTTCCATAATATAGACCTGGCAAAGCTATCTCATCTGAGGGAGAAAGCTATCTCTTTTCTGAGATGATATTATGTTACATGTTGCTGTGCTGCACTTGTCACAAAAATAAAACTGAATTTGTCTCACATACTACAGGGCATTTATTTTATATGAAATTGCTGGTAATTTTGCCATTATGATGCAACCAGTAGTCTTAATAGCATTGTCAGCTTAAGGGTCAGTGGTCCCCTACATTAGACCCAGTCATACTGTTCAGACCCTGGGGTGGGTTGGACCCAGAACCTGCTCAGGCATAGCGTGGcctggatgatgtgtgtgtgtgtgtatgttggaggATGTTGCTTACCTGGTGACGGCCCGTGTGCAGATGGTGACCATGAAGCAGCCCATCACGatcacccagccccagcccccatcaGGAGGAGTCACTGGGCCCCGCTTCCTCCCATGAGCCATTGCAGCAGCGTGCACCATGTTTAGGACCCctcgctctccgtctctctcttttcttctgtctTTACTGTGTCTCTTGTTGGTCTCAGCCTCCTTTTTCTTTATCTTCTCTTCTTTTGTCCGCCAATTCCCAAGGGCAGGTGTCCCAAGGCAGGCTAGCTCTCAGCTCAGGCAGCTTGGAGAGTGAGTTCCAGAGTGGAGGCAGTAGGTAGGCAGACCCAGAGCTCCCAGGAATGGTCCTTCAGCCTTTAGTTACCACAGCTGCTGATAGGCACAGGATATACCCACTCTGAACCGTGGCTGGACCTCCATTAATAAATCACAAAGTGGACAGCAATCATTAACTGACCTTTggaaagatgatgatgatgcattAACCAACACCACCAAGATCTTTTAGAAAGTCTGCGGGAAAATCTAAGTTTGAACAGATCCCAACGTTGGCCAGTAAATGTGATCTGTTACTAAGTGTGCTGGCAGTAACTGAAAGGTCTcttctggtctggtctagtctggtctgaTTCTTCAAGTGACACCACCACTAACAATTTAAGTCTGCTAATGAATGTAGGTGTATGCTGACATGtcctcagacacactcacaaacatacacacccaccccctTAAGAAGAGACAGTCCTAATATGGTGTttatgacctgtgtgtgtggtaactccAGAGATCCAGTATTAATTTCTGACCTTGTCATTCTATGAGACCCTTTTGAGTACATGTTCCATGTGCCTGGCTCTAACACATTAGAACAACAGCCTCCTTGACCCCAAGGAAGCATGACTTACAAACAGGATTCCCCATTTGCTaaagaacaacaacaatcaATTGTGATATAAAGCATTCCAATAATAGTCTTGCATTGGTTATCATTAAATACATGTTAACTCAGGAAAAGGCACTCGCACTACTCCCCTTTCTGACTTTTGTTTGTTTCAAAAACACATTCCCCTCAGCACATATGCATACAATTAGCATACAGTTTTAGAACATTCCTTTACTTTAAGTTCTCTAATCAAGCTATCCTAAAGGCTGGTTTGCAGGCAGTTGGAGAGTGTGAATGATTGGACTGCATATCTGCATGGCCCCAGCTGGCCAGCCCCTGGCAACCCCAGGCAGTCTCCCAGGGTGCAGTTACACTGCTGCACTGCAGGGGGCCTGCACAGTCTGGGTTCAAAGAGTCCAGCACAACTTTGAGGGTATAGATATCTAGTTTATATAGCCATACACCTGGAGCTTTATTACAGAAATTATATTTGATATGGTAGCCAACCATTATCTAGAAAACAATCCAATTGCAGTGGGGTCCAATCTGACTAACTAAATCGGTTTATACGAAACTTTACTTTTAGTTTAATATCGTATTTTAACATATCATTTCTGATGGATAATTGACATTACCAGGGTGTCAAAACGGCAGACTGTGTATTTTGTGGGCGCGTTTGACTATGATTTCAGAATAGTGCAGTTGCTGTAATATGTCTCTGAAGTTGTATGATCAACAATCCACAAGATTCTGTTAAAAAAAAGTAGGCTAGTAATAACATGATAAGAATACATTGTTCTGCGTCCGTTGATAGACCCcaacatactgtagcctactggaCTGGTCACGCGGCTGCAGCTTAACCACTTGGGTCTGAACATTGCAAAAATATGTCAAACTGTGACATTTTTTCTTTGCGTTATTTTAGGCTTGTGAAAGACTCACTTTTGTATGCAACATTCGGTAGCCTAATCGTTGTTTAATCGAAGTCATAGTCTACATATTTTCCTATCGGGCTACTGTAAGTGGAACACGTTCAATTGGCAATGAAGTACAACGTGCAGACGTGAAACATGTGGGAAAGATATAATGTTTGTAGTAATATTTTTCGACTTTTTAATATTATAAATAATGTACTTGAAATAAGTGAACCTTTGTTCGATAGTTTTAAAACTTTACACTGGAACACCAGTTATTAGGATAACACAACATTCATCAACACCTGAAAAAGACGGCTGCAAAAATAAgggaaaaaacattttaaacataAATGTGTGAAAATGAATGCAGCATAAAACCAACTGAAAAGTTTGCATGACTTCAGAGAAATGTGTAGGGCTATAGTCGTTTTGATTTGTGTCTGGATTATATCCGTGATTACCTTTTCTTGGTCACTCTCAGCCTACACAGCTTTTCGTCACTTGTTAAGCCTCTTCTCAGCAGCCTCATCAATTCCAAATACCAGCCCGTTCTCGGTAGCATTTAGGATGAACCTCGATTCCCCTTTGCCGAACCTTTGATCCTGTCTTTGAACTTCATAGCGCTATAAGGATGGCTGAAGTTAGCATACGAAAGTGGCCGGGCAGAAACTCGCCAACCCCCACTCTTTCTAACACACTCCTCCCAACacgtgaaaataaattatgcaaTTATACACGTCTTAACATCGTGAGCAAATGTACCCAAATGTACAGTTCTTAACTGACAGCGAATGGGAGACTGGGACGCCTCGGAATTGGCTACTGTGAGTCAGTGAACTAGAGATTTTTGGCTGGTGGTCATTTACTACCTTATTTAACGTTTCCAACAAGTTTTATGTATCGGCGTAAACCATTCTCTGTGGTTACAGAACAGTTGCTCAGGTTAGGCCCAATATCGGTCCTGAATCTGACCTGAAAGACCTGGATGGGtgaagggaaggatggagataATGGTCTAAGGGAAGGGACACATATAACAGACCAAGACAATAGAATATACTCTACCCAACAACAGAAGGTCAGTTCTAGTCTTTGCACAGTCACTtctacacacatggacacagtcTGGTATTGTTTCAACATCTGTTTAAATGTGCAAAAGAGATGCAGTAACCTTTTAATGTTTGACATGTTTCTCACACTGTACATCCCAAATATTATACACTT from Osmerus eperlanus chromosome 12, fOsmEpe2.1, whole genome shotgun sequence encodes:
- the slc16a12b gene encoding monocarboxylate transporter 12-B, translated to MVHAAAMAHGRKRGPVTPPDGGWGWVIVMGCFMVTICTRAVTRCISIFFVEFQIHFGKDYSGTAWIHSLVDCTTMLCAPIGSFIGNRLSCRVAVIMGGFLSSTGLILSSFASSLENLYLTLGVLTGVGFALCYTPAIAMVGSYFCERKALAYGIAMSGSGIGTFVLAPVVQLLIEHYSWRGALLILGGFVSNLCVCGALLRPITLREEEEPLPVDPERGSYSVKVATVTEKDNNGVLVSSALQHRPSNWPCFLSSRDYRFLLLPDFLGLAGSFLFLASGCSLPFVYLVPYALDAGVSHHQAAFLMSILGVIGIVGNITFGWLTDMRCLKPYRAVCYMVAVGMEGLCCLFIPLLRSFAFLVPFSVLYGYFDGAYVALIPVVTSDVVGTPYLSSALGIVYFLHAIPYLISPPIGGWLVDTTGTYTATFFLSGFALISSSLVLATVTGIRHCRKSMASRTVPTETKQEVQSPVQEVLSKPRPDSTAADCYIAFNTEAKLLDNNTADS